From one Rhizobium rosettiformans genomic stretch:
- the murC gene encoding UDP-N-acetylmuramate--L-alanine ligase yields MKMPKTIGLVHFIGIGGIGMSGIAEVLHNLGHKVQGSDQAESANVQRLRAKGIEVFVGHKAENLGDAEVVVVSTAIKKNNPELIAAREKLLPIVRRAEMLAELMRFRNAIAIGGTHGKTTTTSMVAALLEAGNLDPTVINGGIINAYGTNARMGEGEWMVVEADESDGTFLKLPADVAVVTNIDPEHLDHYGTFDNARAAFRQFVENVPFYGFGVMCLDHPEVQALVSKIEDRKVITYGENPQADVRFSNVRLDGTRSIFDVEIRRRRTGRVFTFKDLVLPMPGRHNISNACAAIAVANRLDISEEGIRKGLAGFGGVKRRFTLTGQSNGVQVFDDYGHHPVEIKAVLRAAREACQGRIIAVHQPHRFSRLASLFDDFANCFNDADTIFLSPVYAAGEDPIEGIDSEVLVSRIKSGGHRDARYLAAPDQLASLVAGIAQPGDFVVLLGAGNITQWAAALPTELDAIAGKS; encoded by the coding sequence ATGAAAATGCCGAAAACCATCGGCCTCGTCCATTTCATCGGGATCGGCGGCATCGGGATGAGCGGTATCGCCGAGGTGCTGCACAATCTCGGACACAAGGTGCAAGGGTCAGACCAGGCCGAGAGCGCCAATGTCCAGCGGTTGCGCGCCAAGGGCATCGAAGTCTTTGTCGGTCACAAAGCCGAGAACCTCGGTGACGCCGAAGTCGTTGTTGTCTCGACCGCGATCAAGAAGAACAACCCGGAACTGATCGCCGCGCGTGAGAAGCTCCTGCCGATCGTGCGGCGCGCCGAGATGCTCGCCGAGCTCATGCGCTTCCGCAATGCGATCGCGATCGGCGGCACGCATGGCAAGACGACGACCACCTCGATGGTTGCCGCTCTCCTCGAAGCCGGCAATCTCGACCCGACCGTCATCAATGGCGGCATCATCAATGCCTATGGCACCAATGCCCGCATGGGCGAGGGCGAATGGATGGTGGTCGAGGCGGACGAATCCGACGGCACGTTCCTGAAGCTTCCGGCTGATGTCGCTGTTGTTACCAATATCGACCCTGAACATCTCGACCATTACGGTACCTTCGACAATGCGCGAGCGGCTTTCCGCCAGTTCGTCGAGAATGTGCCGTTCTATGGTTTCGGTGTGATGTGCCTCGACCATCCGGAAGTGCAGGCGCTGGTCAGCAAGATCGAGGACCGCAAAGTCATCACCTATGGCGAGAACCCGCAGGCCGACGTGCGCTTCTCGAATGTGCGCCTCGATGGCACGCGCTCGATTTTCGACGTTGAGATCCGCCGTCGCCGAACGGGGCGCGTCTTCACCTTCAAGGATCTGGTGCTGCCAATGCCCGGGCGGCACAATATCTCCAATGCCTGCGCCGCAATCGCTGTCGCGAACCGGCTCGACATTTCGGAAGAGGGGATTCGCAAGGGGCTTGCCGGCTTCGGTGGCGTCAAGCGGCGCTTCACGTTGACCGGGCAGTCCAATGGCGTGCAGGTCTTCGATGACTACGGCCATCACCCGGTGGAGATCAAGGCTGTGCTCAGAGCGGCGCGCGAAGCCTGTCAGGGGCGAATCATCGCGGTGCATCAGCCTCATCGCTTTTCACGCCTCGCCAGCCTTTTCGACGACTTCGCCAACTGCTTCAACGATGCGGACACGATCTTCCTCTCGCCGGTTTACGCTGCGGGCGAAGATCCGATCGAGGGGATCGATTCGGAGGTGCTGGTGTCGCGCATAAAATCCGGCGGTCATCGCGATGCGCGCTACTTAGCCGCGCCGGATCAACTCGCCTCTCTCGTCGCGGGCATTGCACAACCGGGTGATTTCGTGGTCCTGTTGGGGGCTGGCAACATTACCCAGTGGGCTGCTGCCTTGCCGACGGAACTAGATGCAATTGCGGGAAAGTCTTGA
- the murB gene encoding UDP-N-acetylmuramate dehydrogenase, with protein MKQVDGEKLLASLGPEVNDLKGRLTPDAPMDRVTWFQAGGLAELMFQPHDVEDLTSFLKLLPEEVPLTVVGVGSNLLVRDGGIPGVVIRLSAKGFGQVELAGENRIRAGAICPDKHIAAMAMDNNIGGFHFYYGIPGSIGGAIRMNAGANGGDTAGRLIEVEAVDRKGNVHVLSNADMGYSYRHSAAPDGLIFTSALFEGYPEEKAKIRADMDAVRHHRETVQPVKEKTGGSTFKNPEGHSAWELIDEAGCRGLMIGGAQMSSLHCNFMINVGHATGYDLEYLGETVRQRVFETSGIKLEWEIKRLGIFMPGREVKPFMGVVEA; from the coding sequence ATGAAACAGGTGGATGGGGAAAAGCTTCTGGCGTCGCTCGGCCCTGAAGTTAATGATCTCAAGGGGCGGCTGACGCCTGATGCGCCGATGGACCGGGTCACCTGGTTCCAGGCAGGCGGGCTCGCGGAGCTGATGTTCCAGCCGCATGACGTCGAGGACCTCACCAGTTTCCTGAAGCTTCTGCCGGAAGAAGTGCCGCTGACGGTCGTCGGCGTCGGATCGAACCTGCTCGTGCGTGACGGCGGGATCCCCGGTGTGGTCATCCGTCTGTCTGCCAAGGGGTTCGGTCAGGTGGAGCTTGCGGGCGAAAATCGGATTCGAGCCGGCGCGATCTGCCCGGACAAGCACATTGCCGCCATGGCGATGGACAACAATATCGGCGGATTCCACTTCTACTACGGCATTCCCGGTTCGATCGGTGGTGCGATCCGCATGAATGCGGGCGCCAATGGCGGTGACACGGCCGGCAGGTTGATCGAGGTCGAGGCCGTCGATCGCAAGGGCAATGTCCACGTCCTGTCGAATGCCGACATGGGCTACAGCTATCGCCACTCGGCAGCACCGGACGGTCTGATCTTTACCAGTGCGCTTTTCGAAGGCTATCCGGAAGAGAAGGCGAAGATCCGCGCCGACATGGACGCGGTCCGTCACCATCGTGAGACGGTGCAGCCGGTCAAGGAAAAGACCGGTGGCTCGACGTTCAAGAACCCGGAGGGGCATTCCGCCTGGGAGTTGATCGACGAGGCAGGCTGCCGCGGTCTGATGATCGGCGGGGCGCAGATGTCGTCGCTCCATTGCAATTTCATGATCAATGTCGGCCATGCGACGGGCTACGATCTCGAATACCTGGGCGAGACCGTGCGTCAGCGGGTTTTCGAGACCTCAGGCATCAAGCTCGAATGGGAAATCAAGCGCCTCGGCATCTTCATGCCCGGCCGCGAGGTGAAGCCGTTCATGGGTGTTGTCGAGGCCTGA
- the murD gene encoding UDP-N-acetylmuramoyl-L-alanine--D-glutamate ligase, translating to MIAANTFKGKTVALFGLGGSGLATAKALQAGGANVIAWDDNPDSVARAEAEGVPTRDLREIDWSLVASFVLSPGVPLTHPKPHWTVGFARNAGVEIIGDVEIFVRERRAMAPDCPFIAITGTNGKSTTTALIAHILQASGRDTQLGGNIGRAVLTLDSPRDGRFFVVECSSYQIDLAPTLNPTAGILLNLTPDHLDRHGTMQHYADVKERLVAGAKTAIIGTDDSHCELIGDRVERAGTKVTRISKRQPLADGLYAEGSCIMRAENGASAPLVDLDGIQTLRGSHNAQNACAAVAACLAVGVSEAEIRKGLQSFPGLKHRMQPVARRGDVVFVNDSKATNAEAAAPALSSYERIYWIAGGLPKEGGIASLAPLFPRIVKAYLIGEAASAFAAQLGDRVAYEISDHLERAVAHAADDADRDGEASAVMLSPACASFDQYKNFEVRGDAFVAHVADLDGVTMLIDLPTGGN from the coding sequence ATGATCGCGGCCAACACCTTCAAGGGCAAGACCGTCGCGCTGTTCGGGCTCGGCGGTTCGGGGCTTGCGACCGCAAAGGCGCTTCAGGCCGGCGGCGCAAATGTGATTGCCTGGGACGACAATCCCGACAGCGTTGCGCGGGCAGAAGCCGAAGGCGTACCGACCCGGGACTTGCGCGAGATCGACTGGTCGTTGGTCGCATCCTTTGTGCTTTCGCCCGGCGTCCCGCTCACGCATCCGAAGCCGCACTGGACGGTCGGTTTTGCCCGAAATGCTGGCGTGGAGATCATCGGCGATGTCGAGATCTTCGTGCGCGAACGTCGTGCAATGGCGCCGGATTGCCCGTTTATCGCGATCACTGGTACGAACGGCAAGTCCACCACGACGGCGCTGATTGCCCATATTCTACAGGCCAGCGGTCGCGACACGCAGCTTGGCGGCAATATCGGCCGTGCCGTGCTGACGCTCGATTCGCCCCGGGATGGCCGCTTCTTCGTCGTCGAGTGCTCGTCCTATCAGATTGATCTTGCCCCGACGCTCAATCCCACCGCCGGCATCCTGCTCAACCTGACGCCCGATCATCTCGATCGTCACGGTACGATGCAGCACTATGCCGATGTGAAGGAACGGCTGGTCGCCGGTGCCAAGACCGCGATCATCGGCACCGACGACAGCCACTGCGAGCTGATCGGCGATCGTGTCGAACGCGCCGGGACCAAGGTCACCAGGATCTCGAAGCGGCAGCCGCTCGCCGACGGCCTCTATGCCGAGGGTTCGTGCATCATGCGGGCCGAGAACGGAGCGTCGGCGCCTCTGGTCGATCTCGACGGGATCCAGACGCTGCGCGGCAGCCACAATGCGCAGAACGCCTGTGCCGCGGTCGCGGCTTGCCTTGCGGTCGGCGTCTCCGAAGCCGAGATCCGCAAGGGCCTGCAGAGCTTTCCCGGCCTCAAGCATCGCATGCAGCCGGTGGCGCGTCGCGGCGACGTCGTTTTCGTCAACGACAGCAAGGCGACCAATGCCGAGGCCGCAGCGCCAGCCCTTTCCAGCTACGAGCGGATCTACTGGATTGCCGGTGGCCTGCCCAAGGAAGGTGGTATCGCAAGCCTCGCACCACTCTTCCCGCGCATCGTGAAGGCCTATCTGATCGGCGAGGCTGCTTCGGCCTTTGCAGCGCAGCTCGGCGACCGCGTGGCTTACGAGATCTCGGACCACCTGGAGCGCGCCGTGGCGCATGCCGCTGATGATGCCGATCGGGATGGCGAAGCTTCGGCCGTGATGCTTTCACCGGCTTGCGCAAGCTTCGACCAGTACAAGAATTTCGAGGTCCGCGGCGACGCCTTTGTTGCGCATGTCGCAGATCTGGACGGAGTGACGATGCTGATCGACCTGCCGACAGGAGGCAATTGA
- the murG gene encoding undecaprenyldiphospho-muramoylpentapeptide beta-N-acetylglucosaminyltransferase: protein MTKGIVLLAAGGTGGHLFPAEALAHELKARGYGVHLVTDRRAERFAGSFPADEIHTVSSATIGSKNPVAVVKAFLSLWRGYREARALVSRLKPKAVIGFGGYPTVPPLFAAAGLGVPTAVHEQNAVMGRANKLLASRVRAIAGGFLSPDGEHKAKMVLTGNPVRPAVIVAAAQPYVASGAAEAFNLVVFGGSQGAQFFSDAIPGAIRLLPDALRQRLVVTQQARPEDRQKVIDSYATLGIRADVAPFFTDMAERLAAAHLVICRSGASTVSELAVIGRPSLLVPYPHALDHDQAANAAALAAQGGAQVIAQADLSAERIADLLTTAIEGPERLATMAAAAKSTGKPDAAGLLADLVEAIAAGKGIAQSKGATQ from the coding sequence ATGACCAAAGGTATCGTCCTGCTCGCCGCCGGTGGCACCGGCGGACATCTCTTTCCGGCCGAGGCGCTGGCGCATGAATTGAAAGCGCGGGGCTATGGCGTGCATCTGGTGACCGACCGGCGTGCCGAACGCTTTGCCGGGAGCTTCCCGGCTGATGAGATTCACACCGTTTCGTCAGCGACGATCGGCTCAAAGAACCCGGTCGCCGTAGTCAAGGCGTTTCTTTCGCTGTGGCGTGGTTATCGCGAGGCGCGGGCACTTGTTTCCCGTCTGAAGCCGAAGGCCGTCATCGGCTTTGGTGGCTATCCGACCGTTCCGCCGCTTTTCGCGGCCGCCGGTCTTGGTGTGCCGACAGCGGTGCATGAGCAGAATGCCGTCATGGGACGGGCGAACAAGCTGCTCGCGTCACGGGTACGGGCAATCGCGGGTGGTTTTCTGTCGCCCGACGGCGAACACAAGGCCAAGATGGTGCTGACCGGCAATCCGGTCAGGCCGGCCGTCATCGTGGCCGCAGCCCAGCCCTATGTGGCGTCCGGCGCCGCCGAAGCCTTCAACCTCGTGGTCTTCGGTGGAAGCCAGGGCGCTCAGTTCTTCTCCGACGCAATTCCCGGCGCCATCCGGCTTCTGCCCGATGCGCTGCGTCAGCGGCTCGTGGTAACCCAGCAGGCGCGGCCGGAAGACCGCCAGAAGGTGATCGACAGCTATGCGACGCTCGGCATTCGCGCCGATGTGGCACCATTCTTTACCGACATGGCGGAGCGGCTGGCAGCCGCCCATCTCGTGATCTGCCGCTCCGGCGCTTCGACGGTCTCCGAACTCGCGGTGATCGGTCGCCCGAGCCTGCTCGTGCCCTATCCGCATGCACTGGACCACGACCAGGCGGCGAATGCCGCAGCACTCGCGGCGCAGGGCGGGGCGCAGGTGATTGCCCAGGCGGATCTCTCCGCAGAGCGCATTGCCGACCTTCTGACGACAGCGATCGAAGGGCCGGAGCGGCTCGCAACCATGGCAGCCGCTGCGAAAAGCACGGGCAAGCCCGATGCTGCCGGCTTGCTCGCAGACCTCGTAGAGGCTATTGCCGCCGGCAAGGGCATTGCCCAGTCGAAGGGAGCCACACAATGA
- the mraY gene encoding phospho-N-acetylmuramoyl-pentapeptide-transferase, whose product MLIWLVELADNLQFFNLFRYITFRTGAALFTSALVVFLFGPAIISSLRLRQGKGQPIRADGPQTHFKKAGTPTMGGLMILAGIVVSSLLWADLSNVYVVATLLVTLGFGAIGFYDDYLKVTKQTEKGFSGKARLGIEFLIAGIAVYFMMSTALSSGPQGSTFGSSIAFPFFKDFLIDLGIFFVLFGGFVIVGAGNAVNLTDGLDGLAIVPVMIAAASFGVIAYLAGNAVFSNYLQINFTPGTGELAVVLGAVIGAGLGFLWFNAPPAAIFMGDTGSLALGGLIGSVAVATKHEIVMAIIGGLFVMETLSVIIQVGYFKLTGRRVFLMAPIHHHFEKLGWTESQVVIRFWIIAVGLAMLGLSTLKLR is encoded by the coding sequence ATGCTGATCTGGCTTGTGGAACTGGCGGATAACCTTCAGTTTTTCAATCTCTTCCGTTACATCACCTTCCGCACCGGGGCTGCTCTCTTCACCTCGGCGCTGGTGGTTTTCCTGTTCGGCCCGGCCATCATCTCGTCTTTGCGCTTGCGCCAGGGCAAGGGACAGCCGATCCGCGCCGACGGACCGCAAACCCATTTCAAGAAGGCGGGAACGCCGACGATGGGCGGCTTGATGATCCTCGCTGGTATCGTGGTGTCGTCGCTGCTCTGGGCCGATCTCTCCAATGTCTACGTCGTCGCGACGCTGCTGGTGACGCTCGGTTTTGGTGCCATCGGCTTTTATGACGACTACCTCAAGGTGACCAAGCAGACGGAGAAGGGCTTCTCCGGCAAGGCGCGTCTCGGGATCGAATTCCTGATCGCCGGCATCGCCGTCTATTTCATGATGTCGACAGCGCTGAGTTCCGGGCCGCAAGGCTCGACCTTCGGCTCCTCGATCGCCTTCCCCTTCTTCAAGGACTTCCTGATCGATCTCGGCATCTTTTTCGTGCTCTTCGGTGGCTTCGTCATCGTCGGTGCCGGCAATGCGGTCAACCTGACGGACGGCCTTGATGGGCTTGCCATCGTGCCTGTGATGATCGCAGCGGCCTCCTTCGGCGTGATCGCCTATCTCGCCGGCAATGCGGTGTTTTCCAACTATCTCCAGATCAATTTCACGCCGGGTACGGGCGAGCTCGCAGTGGTGTTGGGCGCCGTGATCGGGGCCGGCCTTGGCTTCCTCTGGTTTAACGCGCCGCCGGCTGCCATTTTCATGGGTGATACGGGTTCGCTCGCCCTCGGTGGCCTGATCGGCTCGGTGGCTGTTGCCACCAAGCACGAGATCGTCATGGCGATCATCGGCGGTCTCTTCGTCATGGAGACGCTTTCGGTCATCATCCAGGTCGGTTACTTCAAGCTTACCGGCAGGCGCGTCTTCCTCATGGCGCCGATCCACCATCATTTCGAAAAGCTCGGCTGGACCGAAAGCCAAGTGGTCATCCGGTTCTGGATCATCGCGGTTGGCCTTGCCATGCTCGGCCTCTCCACCCTGAAGCTGCGGTGA
- a CDS encoding GGDEF domain-containing protein yields MFDLVHVWVIRQLTLGEFSSRQAVLWKAMAMAAKIAVFAYGLNVISHFILVGLGLLPYPLGPALVVATMLTPPVSFIVAVIAYSVVGLAIYDLGVSRQRFETLSRTDMLSGLMNRRAFLDAFEAARGPVALILLDIDRFKSVNDTLGHKAGDDVIVETANCLTNVLGPDEAIARIGGEEFAVLLTAQGTEQAMEIAEAIRASVEGMRLEISGRPVSISVSAGVAEGVAELGFSELFSGADRALYLAKASGRNRIVHAKELPGMPLSASIPDDGQVGIELGRLSA; encoded by the coding sequence ATGTTTGATCTGGTGCATGTCTGGGTAATCCGGCAGCTCACGCTTGGCGAGTTTTCCTCGCGGCAGGCGGTGCTGTGGAAGGCTATGGCCATGGCAGCTAAGATCGCAGTGTTTGCCTACGGCCTCAATGTCATCAGTCACTTCATTCTCGTCGGTCTCGGGCTGCTGCCTTATCCTCTGGGGCCGGCGCTTGTCGTCGCGACCATGCTGACGCCGCCCGTCTCCTTCATTGTCGCCGTGATCGCCTATTCGGTTGTCGGCCTTGCGATCTATGACCTTGGCGTATCGCGCCAGCGTTTCGAGACGTTGAGTCGAACCGACATGCTGTCCGGTCTGATGAACCGCCGGGCATTCCTCGACGCGTTCGAGGCCGCGCGTGGGCCGGTGGCTCTGATCCTGCTCGATATCGATCGTTTCAAGTCGGTCAATGACACTCTCGGTCACAAAGCCGGCGACGACGTTATCGTGGAAACGGCGAACTGCCTGACGAATGTGCTCGGCCCGGATGAGGCCATAGCCCGGATCGGCGGCGAGGAGTTTGCCGTGCTCTTGACCGCGCAGGGGACGGAGCAGGCGATGGAGATCGCAGAAGCGATCCGCGCATCTGTGGAAGGGATGCGTCTTGAAATCTCAGGGCGGCCCGTTTCGATTTCGGTATCTGCCGGGGTTGCCGAAGGCGTGGCCGAGCTCGGCTTCAGCGAGCTTTTTTCAGGGGCCGACCGCGCCCTTTATCTCGCCAAGGCCAGCGGTCGGAATCGAATCGTGCATGCAAAAGAGCTCCCGGGAATGCCTCTCAGCGCATCCATTCCTGACGACGGTCAAGTTGGCATCGAGCTCGGCCGATTGAGCGCATGA
- the ftsW gene encoding putative lipid II flippase FtsW, with translation MVSRVERGPVADWFWTIDRLFLITFVLLMGIGLMLSFAASPAVAERLNLDSFHFVKRHAFFMLPALGVMIGLSFLSPRQVRRMAMLILAASLIMMVLVLFIGLEVKGGRRWLSLGSMSIQPSEFMKPAFVVICAWLFAEHARQPEIPGNLFAILLFGIAAALLIAQPDLGQTILIGSVWGAMFFMAGMPWLWIVVLGALGGAGFFGAYMTLPHVAGRIDRFLTGEGDTFQVDTAREAIIRGDWFGQGPGEGIVKRIIPDSHTDFIFSVAAEEFGIVFCMVLVAIFAFLVLRGLSHAYKERNDFNRLAVSGLVLLLGVQSMINIGVNLELLPAKGMTLPLISYGGSSMTAICVTAGFILALTRRRPEKRAQERSLFRSVAGVPAE, from the coding sequence ATGGTAAGCCGCGTAGAGAGAGGGCCGGTCGCAGACTGGTTCTGGACGATCGACCGTCTGTTCCTGATCACCTTCGTTCTCCTGATGGGGATCGGGCTGATGCTCTCTTTTGCGGCCTCACCGGCGGTTGCAGAACGCCTTAATCTCGACAGCTTCCACTTCGTCAAGCGCCACGCCTTTTTCATGCTGCCGGCACTCGGGGTGATGATCGGCCTGTCCTTTCTGTCGCCGCGTCAGGTCCGTCGCATGGCCATGCTGATTCTGGCAGCCTCGCTGATCATGATGGTGCTGGTGCTTTTCATCGGTCTCGAGGTCAAGGGCGGACGGCGCTGGCTGTCTTTGGGCTCCATGTCGATCCAGCCTTCGGAATTCATGAAGCCGGCCTTCGTCGTGATCTGCGCCTGGTTGTTCGCCGAACATGCCCGCCAGCCTGAAATTCCAGGCAATCTCTTTGCCATCCTGCTGTTTGGCATCGCGGCCGCCCTCCTGATTGCCCAGCCTGACCTCGGTCAGACCATCCTGATCGGCAGCGTCTGGGGCGCGATGTTCTTCATGGCCGGCATGCCCTGGCTGTGGATCGTGGTCCTCGGCGCGCTCGGCGGTGCTGGCTTCTTCGGGGCCTATATGACCCTGCCGCACGTTGCCGGCCGAATCGACCGGTTCCTGACCGGCGAGGGGGACACCTTCCAGGTCGATACCGCCCGCGAGGCCATCATTCGCGGCGACTGGTTCGGCCAGGGGCCGGGCGAGGGTATCGTCAAGCGCATCATTCCCGACAGCCATACCGACTTCATTTTCTCGGTCGCGGCCGAAGAATTCGGCATCGTCTTCTGCATGGTGCTCGTCGCGATCTTCGCCTTCCTTGTCCTGCGCGGCCTCAGCCATGCCTACAAGGAGCGCAACGACTTCAACCGTCTCGCCGTGTCCGGTCTCGTGCTGCTGCTCGGCGTTCAGTCGATGATCAATATCGGTGTCAATCTCGAACTTCTGCCGGCCAAGGGCATGACGCTGCCGCTCATCTCCTATGGCGGATCGTCGATGACGGCGATCTGTGTCACGGCCGGCTTCATCCTGGCGCTGACCCGCCGCCGTCCGGAAAAGCGCGCCCAGGAGCGCAGCCTGTTCCGTTCGGTTGCGGGCGTACCCGCGGAGTAA
- a CDS encoding D-alanine--D-alanine ligase, which translates to MSGKHVAVLMGGLSSERPVSLSSGDACASALEGEGFKVTRVDVGRDIGRVLEDLKPDVAFNALHGPYGEDGTIQGVLEYLEIPYTHSGVLASALAMDKKQAKIVAAQAGIPVAEAMVINRFDVGNAHPMAPPYVVKPVREGSSFGVVIVREDMAHPPQILTSSEWRYGDLVMVERYVAGRELTCGVMDGKVLGVTEIVPLGNSFYDYDSKYAAGGSEHVLPAQISPKIYQKIQSLALKAHQALGCRGVSRSDFRYDDRFSEDGDLIWLELNNQPGMTPTSLLPEMAALAGYSFGEFVRWMVEDASCSR; encoded by the coding sequence ATGAGTGGCAAGCATGTCGCGGTTTTGATGGGTGGATTGTCCTCCGAGCGGCCTGTGAGCTTGTCCTCTGGTGACGCCTGCGCTTCGGCTCTCGAAGGTGAGGGCTTCAAGGTCACGCGCGTCGATGTCGGTCGCGATATCGGTCGTGTCCTTGAGGATCTGAAGCCGGATGTCGCCTTCAATGCGCTGCATGGTCCCTATGGCGAAGATGGCACCATTCAGGGCGTGCTTGAATATCTCGAAATCCCCTATACCCATTCCGGCGTGCTTGCTTCGGCGCTAGCCATGGACAAGAAGCAGGCGAAGATCGTGGCCGCCCAGGCCGGTATTCCTGTCGCCGAAGCCATGGTCATCAACCGCTTCGACGTCGGCAATGCGCATCCAATGGCGCCGCCCTATGTCGTCAAGCCGGTTCGTGAGGGTTCGAGCTTCGGCGTCGTTATCGTCCGTGAGGACATGGCGCACCCGCCGCAGATCCTGACGTCGAGCGAATGGCGTTACGGCGATCTCGTGATGGTCGAACGTTATGTCGCGGGTCGGGAACTGACGTGCGGTGTGATGGATGGCAAGGTGCTCGGCGTGACCGAGATCGTGCCGCTCGGCAACAGCTTCTACGATTACGACTCCAAGTATGCGGCGGGTGGTTCGGAGCACGTGCTTCCTGCGCAAATTTCACCGAAAATTTACCAAAAAATACAATCATTAGCGCTGAAGGCACATCAGGCGCTCGGGTGTCGCGGAGTGAGTCGGTCCGACTTCCGCTACGACGATCGCTTCTCCGAGGATGGTGATCTGATTTGGCTGGAGCTCAATAACCAGCCGGGCATGACCCCCACCTCGTTGCTGCCGGAAATGGCTGCCCTTGCGGGCTACAGCTTTGGTGAATTTGTACGTTGGATGGTGGAGGACGCTTCTTGTTCTCGTTGA